From a region of the Paenibacillus lutimineralis genome:
- a CDS encoding ABC transporter ATP-binding protein, with the protein MKTILQAADVTKSFGTKGNIYTALQEINLTIQEGEFVGIMGPSGAGKSTLLNIFSTIDTPTSGEVIIDGELIAWANEEKLSDFRRNKLGFIFQDYNLLDTLTVKENILLPLALSKVPGAEIEKRVNEIADTFGIRDILDKYPYHISGGQKQRTAASRAIVTHPSLILADEPTGALDSKSATSLLESLSRLNETNQSTIMMVTHDAYAASYCSRVIFINDGKLFTEIRNLNFERKTFFQKIMEVLAELGGEHHDIV; encoded by the coding sequence ATGAAAACTATTTTGCAAGCTGCAGATGTTACTAAATCGTTTGGTACGAAAGGAAATATATATACAGCGCTGCAAGAGATTAATCTGACTATTCAAGAAGGCGAGTTTGTCGGTATTATGGGTCCATCCGGAGCGGGGAAATCGACGCTGCTTAACATTTTCTCCACCATCGACACGCCGACCTCGGGAGAAGTGATCATCGACGGCGAATTGATCGCATGGGCGAATGAGGAAAAGCTATCGGATTTTCGTCGCAATAAGCTCGGATTTATTTTTCAGGATTATAACCTGCTCGATACGCTGACAGTCAAAGAGAATATTCTACTTCCTCTTGCTTTATCTAAAGTGCCTGGAGCTGAGATTGAGAAACGTGTAAACGAAATTGCTGACACTTTCGGCATTCGAGATATTTTGGACAAATATCCCTACCATATTTCCGGGGGACAGAAGCAGCGCACAGCGGCGTCTCGCGCCATTGTGACCCATCCAAGCCTGATTCTGGCGGACGAGCCGACCGGAGCTCTGGATTCCAAATCGGCGACCAGCCTGTTGGAGAGTCTGAGTCGTCTAAATGAGACCAATCAATCCACTATTATGATGGTAACGCATGATGCCTATGCAGCTAGCTACTGCAGTCGTGTCATCTTTATCAATGACGGTAAGTTGTTTACGGAAATACGCAATCTGAACTTTGAGCGAAAAACATTTTTCCAAAAGATTATGGAGGTTCTGGCAGAGCTCGGAGGTGAGCATCATGACATTGTTTAG
- the mgtE gene encoding magnesium transporter has protein sequence MIQIDHLKQLLNHQDTESITEYIETFRPFDLAECIEQLKSREQYELFNILDPAMSAEILEYLEPVIQYRILDHLDEAMTSKILNNMSSDVVADMMLAIHRYQAEKLLILLPEGYSQKVRTLMTFPEQTAGSLATVDYIAARNAWTLERTLRHIRNIGHKAEITSYVYVIGNKGELLGVVSLKNIILNDPQTLLSELITGDVVSVPASMEQEEAAELLSRYDLVALPVVDQQDRLIGVITVDDLIDVIHEEATEDIQKLGGSQPLDEPYFKSSVFRLYRKRIIWLLILFVAEAYTGTVLRHYEDTLSEVIALAFFIPLLIGTGGNTGTQTVSTLVRALAVGEVHFKDIFKVIRKEVITGLMTGATISLIAFGRAYILGVHWDVGLVVALAAMTIVLWASFVAAILPLILHKLKADPAVVSSPFITTLVDGTGLVIYFTFAKLILHL, from the coding sequence ATGATCCAGATCGATCACTTAAAACAGTTGCTGAATCATCAAGATACCGAATCCATTACAGAATATATTGAAACGTTCAGGCCTTTTGATTTGGCTGAGTGCATTGAGCAGCTTAAGAGCAGGGAACAGTACGAACTGTTCAACATATTGGATCCTGCTATGTCTGCAGAAATATTGGAATATTTAGAGCCAGTAATACAATATAGAATTCTGGATCATTTGGATGAGGCTATGACCTCTAAAATACTAAACAATATGTCAAGTGATGTCGTAGCCGACATGATGCTTGCCATCCATCGTTATCAAGCAGAGAAGCTGCTCATTCTTCTTCCGGAGGGCTATAGCCAGAAGGTTCGGACATTGATGACCTTTCCTGAACAAACTGCAGGCAGTCTGGCAACGGTAGACTATATTGCTGCACGAAATGCATGGACATTAGAGAGAACTCTGCGTCACATTCGAAATATCGGTCATAAAGCAGAGATTACTTCCTATGTATATGTGATTGGAAACAAGGGGGAGCTACTTGGCGTAGTTTCATTAAAGAATATCATCTTAAACGATCCTCAAACATTACTTTCGGAACTTATAACGGGAGATGTGGTCTCAGTACCGGCTTCAATGGAACAAGAAGAAGCGGCTGAGCTGTTATCTCGTTATGATCTGGTCGCTTTGCCCGTAGTTGATCAACAAGACCGACTAATAGGCGTCATTACAGTCGATGATTTAATTGATGTCATCCATGAAGAAGCGACCGAGGATATTCAGAAGCTGGGCGGAAGCCAGCCTCTTGATGAACCCTATTTTAAATCATCTGTGTTTCGTTTATATCGAAAACGTATTATTTGGTTACTAATCTTATTTGTTGCGGAAGCTTATACAGGAACTGTATTGAGACATTATGAAGATACATTATCTGAAGTAATTGCACTAGCATTTTTTATCCCGCTATTGATTGGAACAGGGGGGAATACTGGAACCCAAACGGTCTCAACTTTGGTTCGGGCACTAGCTGTAGGCGAGGTGCATTTCAAGGACATCTTTAAGGTTATCAGGAAGGAAGTAATTACAGGTTTAATGACAGGCGCTACAATCTCATTAATTGCTTTCGGCCGTGCTTATATCCTTGGGGTTCACTGGGATGTTGGACTAGTGGTCGCATTGGCAGCCATGACGATCGTCCTTTGGGCATCCTTCGTAGCCGCCATTTTGCCATTAATTTTACATAAGCTAAAGGCCGACCCGGCCGTTGTATCGAGTCCTTTTATTACAACGCTAGTGGATGGCACCGGACTAGTCATTTACTTCACATTTGCCAAATTAATACTTCATCTATAG
- the mgtE gene encoding magnesium transporter has translation MKDLNMKQTDDMMNKLRLYLASNEMEPFISTFLSLHASDQATFFLGLSEKNRGKVLNSLYPHEFVGAFQEFGWEDRRLAVTYLDSAYVVEMLNIMVPVEAAAFLKSITRSKSLSLLNAMNPEAKAHIERIMKYPVNSTGALMHTEFLTANIKDTVEVVLNKLSLSSGNDNYHHLYVIDGESCLIGGVTIHQLLRAESNAAMETLMNSNIISVLDQADQTQAADLIKKYNLLELPVTDQEGVMIGIIKVDEVIDLMEEQISLSIGSFAALRSGLSLTSGIIRLVSQRLPWLVGLTVLGFLITKIMAPFLASLEQFTTLALFIPVILGMSGNSGIQSLSVALRRISMSSVTGKDSWHLLGKEAGIGALTGFVCGLFAFVLANLLLNSSLMFSTIIGLALFIAIFFGTITGAILPLIVKRLSIDPAIASGPVLTTLTDIVALFIYYSVATLLIPLATT, from the coding sequence ATGAAGGACCTAAATATGAAACAGACAGACGATATGATGAATAAACTTCGATTGTATTTAGCATCCAACGAAATGGAGCCGTTTATTTCTACTTTTTTAAGCTTACACGCTTCTGATCAAGCGACATTCTTTCTAGGACTGAGTGAGAAAAATCGCGGGAAAGTGCTGAATTCTCTGTATCCGCATGAGTTTGTAGGAGCATTCCAGGAATTTGGCTGGGAAGATCGAAGGTTAGCCGTGACGTATCTTGATTCTGCCTATGTGGTTGAAATGCTTAATATAATGGTTCCAGTAGAAGCGGCAGCATTCTTAAAATCTATAACCCGGTCAAAATCACTCTCACTATTAAATGCTATGAACCCGGAAGCTAAAGCTCATATAGAAAGGATCATGAAATATCCTGTCAACTCAACAGGTGCTCTTATGCATACGGAATTTCTTACTGCGAATATTAAAGATACCGTAGAAGTAGTCTTGAACAAGTTAAGTCTATCAAGCGGGAATGATAATTACCATCATCTCTATGTTATCGATGGGGAGAGTTGTCTAATTGGAGGGGTCACAATACATCAGCTACTACGAGCAGAATCAAATGCTGCGATGGAGACGCTCATGAACTCCAATATTATTTCTGTCCTCGATCAAGCTGATCAGACCCAGGCGGCTGACTTGATCAAGAAATACAATCTTCTGGAGCTACCTGTTACGGATCAAGAGGGGGTCATGATCGGTATCATTAAGGTAGATGAAGTAATCGATCTGATGGAAGAACAAATATCTCTAAGTATTGGAAGTTTTGCCGCACTAAGAAGTGGATTATCACTAACGTCGGGCATAATTCGACTTGTCAGCCAAAGACTACCTTGGCTTGTCGGACTAACCGTGCTTGGCTTCCTGATAACGAAAATCATGGCTCCTTTTCTAGCCTCGTTGGAACAGTTCACAACGCTTGCGCTTTTTATCCCCGTTATATTAGGAATGTCAGGTAATAGTGGCATTCAATCATTGTCTGTTGCCCTTAGACGAATAAGCATGAGCTCCGTTACTGGTAAGGACAGCTGGCATTTACTTGGGAAAGAGGCTGGCATTGGTGCACTAACAGGATTCGTATGCGGATTGTTCGCATTCGTACTAGCCAACCTATTGTTGAATTCTTCACTGATGTTTAGTACGATCATTGGCTTGGCGCTATTCATCGCTATTTTCTTCGGTACAATAACCGGAGCTATACTTCCGTTGATTGTAAAGCGGCTGAGTATTGACCCTGCGATTGCTTCTGGACCGGTATTAACAACATTAACTGACATCGTAGCTTTATTCATTTATTACAGTGTTGCTACGCTTCTTATTCCTCTTGCGACAACTTAA
- the ftsW gene encoding putative lipid II flippase FtsW yields MSSKTRGRPDFLLLFVTVFLVGFGLIMIFSASSSIAIIKHNSPWHYVMKQGVFALIGLFVMLIFMCIPYTWWKKATPVLLILSIITLVLVLFAGNDINGARRWFVLGGINLQPAEFAKLSIILYMANLVSRKGENIRNFRRGLLPILAVVGLVLLLVMKQPDFGTVLILFFIALTILVVGGVDLRHLFLLSLILIPIFVYLAVSQSYRLQRITTFLNPMSNPQSSDYQLIQSLYALGHGGLSGTGLGGSIQKLFYLPEAHTDFIFAVIGEELGFIGTSLLMFVFFIFIWRGYTTAIRCDDSFGLLLGVGIVMMIFIQIVLNIGGVTGCLPITGLPLPLVSYGGSSLILCLASTGILLNISRYNSYRRQEKD; encoded by the coding sequence TTGAGCAGCAAAACTCGAGGCCGCCCAGATTTCTTACTTCTGTTCGTAACCGTTTTTTTAGTAGGATTTGGCTTGATCATGATTTTTAGTGCAAGTTCATCAATAGCTATAATCAAACACAACAGTCCGTGGCATTACGTCATGAAACAAGGCGTATTTGCGCTCATTGGACTATTTGTGATGCTCATTTTTATGTGTATTCCATATACTTGGTGGAAAAAGGCAACTCCAGTTCTGTTGATCTTATCCATTATTACACTTGTGCTTGTATTATTTGCAGGAAACGATATCAACGGCGCGAGGCGTTGGTTTGTACTGGGCGGCATTAATTTACAACCTGCTGAGTTCGCCAAGTTAAGCATTATTTTGTACATGGCAAACTTAGTAAGCAGAAAAGGTGAAAATATCCGCAACTTCAGGAGAGGATTGCTACCGATTCTGGCGGTTGTTGGACTGGTCTTGTTGCTTGTTATGAAACAGCCAGACTTTGGTACGGTATTAATATTGTTCTTTATTGCCTTAACGATCCTTGTCGTCGGTGGGGTTGATCTTCGTCATTTATTTCTGCTTAGCTTGATACTTATCCCGATATTTGTCTATCTGGCTGTAAGCCAAAGTTATCGACTGCAGCGGATCACTACATTCCTGAATCCGATGAGCAATCCCCAGAGCTCGGACTACCAACTTATTCAATCGCTCTATGCATTAGGGCATGGCGGTCTCTCGGGAACTGGTCTAGGTGGAAGTATCCAGAAGCTTTTTTATTTGCCGGAAGCACACACCGATTTTATTTTTGCTGTGATCGGCGAAGAATTGGGATTTATTGGAACGTCCCTGCTTATGTTTGTTTTCTTTATTTTTATATGGAGGGGTTATACCACAGCGATTCGCTGCGATGATTCTTTCGGCCTCTTGTTAGGGGTAGGCATCGTTATGATGATCTTTATTCAGATCGTTCTGAATATTGGAGGTGTTACTGGCTGCTTGCCGATCACCGGCTTACCGCTGCCGTTAGTTAGTTATGGGGGTTCTTCACTTATCTTATGCTTAGCAAGCACCGGAATTCTTCTTAATATATCAAGATATAACTCTTACCGACGCCAGGAAAAAGACTAA
- a CDS encoding FG-GAP repeat domain-containing protein: protein MLNKLGRTGIMLTILLVLGGCGIPATPIDMIKPPVSSNSLESGTVSHELIKLLPDQVKLIVPMQSKEGQDVTFGDMDGDGIDEAVIVYEESKASGKVLKAALFKQQDNKWRIVSEVNGYGYGLEYAAFADLNHDGIPELALGWSLGAAGSGLDIYELQNDKLELVTKKEYHGKLDLE from the coding sequence ATGCTTAATAAACTGGGACGAACAGGAATTATGCTAACGATATTATTGGTCCTCGGTGGATGCGGAATTCCGGCTACGCCTATAGATATGATTAAGCCCCCTGTATCCTCTAACAGCTTGGAAAGTGGTACTGTCAGTCATGAGCTAATTAAATTGCTCCCCGATCAAGTAAAACTAATAGTACCTATGCAGAGTAAAGAGGGGCAGGACGTTACTTTCGGAGACATGGACGGTGACGGTATTGATGAAGCCGTGATCGTGTACGAAGAAAGTAAAGCTTCCGGGAAAGTATTGAAGGCGGCGTTGTTCAAGCAGCAAGACAATAAGTGGCGAATTGTATCTGAAGTTAACGGCTATGGTTATGGATTGGAGTATGCAGCGTTTGCCGACCTCAATCATGATGGTATACCCGAGCTTGCTCTTGGCTGGTCACTTGGGGCAGCAGGGAGTGGACTGGATATCTATGAATTGCAAAACGATAAATTAGAGCTAGTTACCAAGAAAGAGTATCACGGCAAGCTCGATCTTGAATAA
- a CDS encoding helix-turn-helix domain-containing protein, producing the protein MPANTQKPSMGVLNLQRGEKRFNLSRYPAAEALSYFVKHYWIVSWESRDEEPFLQHVVPNPCVNLVVEPGKTLIYAPSTQKFTYPIYGQGLVFGVKFKPGGFYPFLKHPISSLINRPLEVSGILDTSGLKLEEKILSLSDEQAMAAVMDKLLLSKLPLQDEQVLQINRIIDYIAEEKDLSKVDAVCEHFQIHIRKLQRLFDQYVGISPKWVIRLYRLQNAAEMIDRRTLIDLSQLGMELGYHDQSHFIRDFKAVVGYTPDEYRRIVCNSEIL; encoded by the coding sequence ATGCCCGCCAATACCCAAAAGCCGAGTATGGGAGTTCTAAACCTGCAGAGGGGAGAGAAGAGGTTTAACTTGTCTCGTTATCCCGCCGCGGAAGCGCTAAGTTATTTTGTTAAACATTACTGGATTGTCAGCTGGGAAAGCCGGGACGAAGAACCATTCTTGCAGCATGTCGTCCCGAATCCTTGCGTTAACTTGGTTGTAGAGCCAGGAAAGACGCTGATCTATGCTCCTTCGACTCAGAAATTCACGTATCCTATCTATGGGCAAGGTCTCGTCTTTGGGGTCAAATTCAAGCCTGGAGGTTTCTATCCATTCCTGAAGCATCCTATCTCCAGTTTGATAAATCGTCCGCTTGAAGTTAGTGGCATTCTCGATACGAGCGGCTTGAAACTGGAAGAGAAGATCCTCTCTCTAAGCGATGAACAGGCTATGGCCGCAGTCATGGATAAGCTACTCTTGTCCAAGCTTCCGCTGCAGGACGAGCAGGTGCTTCAGATCAACCGGATCATTGATTATATCGCAGAGGAGAAGGATTTATCTAAGGTAGATGCGGTATGCGAGCATTTTCAAATCCATATCCGCAAGCTTCAGCGTCTATTTGATCAATACGTTGGCATCAGCCCAAAGTGGGTGATTCGACTGTATCGCTTGCAGAATGCTGCTGAGATGATAGACCGCCGGACGTTGATTGATCTGTCACAGCTTGGGATGGAGCTAGGCTACCACGACCAATCCCATTTTATAAGAGATTTTAAAGCAGTCGTAGGTTATACTCCGGATGAATACCGGCGAATCGTGTGCAATAGTGAAATATTATAA
- a CDS encoding SRPBCC domain-containing protein, protein MTSLKYEFYIGAEPENVWKVLVEPEGTRKTFFNCVLQSSFKAGEPFSYIGPGADGDETVHVYGDILAYEPSKTLSYIEHPGPSYRENHQELTSRVTFSLDTVGKCTKLTLINDQWSDNHPSLQNAESHWWMILSNIKTVAESGNPLDFGW, encoded by the coding sequence ATGACAAGCTTAAAATATGAATTTTATATCGGAGCGGAGCCGGAGAATGTATGGAAAGTGCTAGTAGAACCAGAGGGAACACGGAAAACTTTTTTCAACTGCGTACTTCAATCCAGTTTTAAGGCCGGAGAGCCCTTCTCCTACATCGGACCTGGGGCTGACGGTGATGAGACGGTGCATGTATACGGAGATATCCTAGCCTATGAACCGAGCAAGACGTTAAGCTATATTGAGCATCCGGGCCCTTCTTATCGAGAAAATCACCAGGAACTGACCTCGCGTGTGACCTTCAGCTTGGATACAGTAGGCAAATGTACGAAGCTTACACTTATCAATGACCAATGGTCGGACAACCATCCCTCCTTGCAGAATGCCGAGTCTCATTGGTGGATGATACTGAGTAATATCAAGACCGTCGCTGAAAGTGGAAATCCACTCGATTTCGGCTGGTAA